One candidate division KSB1 bacterium genomic region harbors:
- a CDS encoding exonuclease SbcCD subunit D has protein sequence MRFIHCSDTHLGYAEYYKIDPETGLNQREQDFYRAWDHLINAILEQKPDFVLHAGDLFHTTRPSNRAIAVALLGIQRVSEAGVPLIMISGNHSTPKIRTTGSIFESITLFPNVYAAFRGQYQSFRIHNCEIHCVPHCSLTEQLQAAFKEIKPHRKNDYQILLTHGAWAGEKAFSMGEFNEQRLPDLEQVTDIRFDYIALGHYHRHIQIKPHVVYSGSTERTSFNEAGNPTGYVLVDTDTNKIEYHHLPSRAMIKLAPVDCRELAVAEIYDELNKRSTENLKDALVSLALINVPRQTLIKLDNREIDAIFPQVLYLNKSISQWVESSGASKPASELGSVPAEFERYIEMAVEEESDRERLKRIGLEYLTRET, from the coding sequence ATGAGATTCATACATTGTTCTGATACTCATCTTGGCTATGCAGAGTACTATAAAATTGATCCAGAGACTGGCCTCAACCAGCGCGAGCAAGATTTTTATCGCGCTTGGGACCATTTGATCAATGCGATATTGGAACAGAAACCGGATTTCGTGCTCCATGCTGGAGATTTATTTCACACCACACGGCCCAGCAATCGAGCTATTGCCGTGGCGCTGCTCGGAATTCAGCGCGTCAGCGAGGCCGGCGTTCCGCTGATAATGATTTCAGGCAATCATTCTACCCCGAAAATCCGCACCACTGGCTCGATCTTCGAATCGATTACTCTGTTCCCAAATGTCTATGCTGCCTTTCGAGGCCAGTATCAAAGCTTTCGTATCCATAACTGTGAAATTCATTGTGTCCCTCACTGCTCGTTAACCGAGCAACTTCAGGCCGCTTTTAAAGAGATTAAACCCCATCGGAAAAATGATTATCAAATCTTGCTCACCCATGGCGCATGGGCTGGAGAAAAGGCTTTTTCCATGGGTGAATTCAACGAGCAGCGCCTCCCAGATCTCGAGCAAGTAACCGATATCCGTTTCGATTATATTGCCCTGGGACATTATCATCGGCATATTCAAATAAAGCCACATGTTGTTTATAGCGGATCTACCGAGCGCACCAGTTTCAATGAAGCCGGCAACCCGACTGGCTATGTCCTGGTTGATACTGATACAAACAAAATCGAATATCATCACCTCCCGTCTCGGGCAATGATCAAATTAGCGCCAGTCGATTGTCGTGAATTAGCCGTGGCTGAAATTTACGATGAATTGAACAAACGATCAACCGAGAACTTGAAAGATGCGCTGGTAAGCTTGGCGCTCATCAACGTTCCGCGCCAAACGCTGATCAAACTCGATAACCGCGAGATTGACGCGATTTTTCCTCAAGTGTTATATTTGAATAAGTCCATTTCGCAATGGGTTGAAAGCTCTGGGGCCAGCAAACCTGCCAGTGAGCTAGGGAGCGTGCCTGCAGAATTCGAACGGTATATCGAAATGGCCGTTGAAGAGGAGTCCGATCGAGAGCGACTGAAGCGCATCGGCCTGGAATATCTGACGAGAGAGACATAA
- a CDS encoding GWxTD domain-containing protein: protein MIGVMKNKLLLVPILIVLLPWLGKAQDNERFLPRFDFEIVSFPSEGFQQPETFVYVWVRNTHLQYVTSDSGFSARYQINIGVSNLRGRSILTEDRNFTVFERSYATTIDPKVQRVHRFALKLPADEYLFQIRLLDRNSNRLRLQDRRKTVRAFKRNQIEVSDVLFISEADTHNIPEQNVIPSFRIPIQDKIFVFAEVVSPINKREIKLESVLRQKEGAEGFTFVQQIVPIQEITKVFLQINKESMIQGENQLVLRATGDGQIKTVRKDLRFVAGLQTFEGLPVNDLIGPLIYVTDADDWKKLVTAPEGKKDSVFKAFWDQRNPSPGAPNNPLFDEFYRRVEFANRTFSHTRREGWRTDRGRVYIVFGPPDRVERTTPSQYYQGEYEVWYYDDLREKFVFYDEYGFGDYRLVSGNIRPSY from the coding sequence ATGATTGGCGTGATGAAAAATAAGTTATTGTTAGTTCCTATCCTAATTGTCTTGTTGCCTTGGCTGGGAAAAGCTCAAGATAATGAGAGGTTTCTTCCCCGCTTCGATTTCGAAATTGTCTCATTCCCCAGTGAGGGATTTCAACAGCCAGAGACATTCGTCTATGTATGGGTCCGAAACACGCATCTTCAGTATGTGACCAGCGACTCTGGCTTTTCTGCCCGATATCAGATCAATATTGGTGTTTCCAATCTTCGAGGCAGATCGATTCTGACCGAGGATCGAAACTTTACAGTATTCGAGCGCAGCTATGCGACAACCATCGATCCAAAAGTGCAGCGCGTGCATCGATTTGCGCTGAAATTGCCAGCGGATGAATATCTGTTCCAAATTCGCTTGCTCGATCGAAATTCCAATCGGCTGCGGCTTCAGGACCGAAGGAAAACGGTCCGCGCCTTCAAAAGAAACCAAATTGAGGTCAGCGATGTGCTGTTTATCAGCGAGGCGGACACGCATAATATTCCTGAACAGAATGTGATCCCATCGTTTCGGATACCAATTCAGGACAAAATCTTTGTGTTTGCCGAAGTCGTCAGTCCAATAAATAAGCGGGAGATCAAACTTGAATCAGTGTTGAGACAAAAGGAGGGTGCAGAGGGCTTCACGTTTGTTCAGCAGATTGTGCCGATTCAGGAGATCACCAAGGTGTTTTTGCAAATCAATAAAGAGAGCATGATACAGGGGGAAAATCAGCTGGTATTACGCGCCACGGGTGATGGGCAGATCAAAACGGTTCGAAAGGATCTTCGATTTGTTGCTGGCCTGCAAACGTTCGAAGGGTTGCCAGTCAATGATCTGATTGGGCCATTGATCTATGTTACTGATGCGGATGATTGGAAAAAACTTGTCACCGCGCCAGAAGGAAAGAAAGACAGCGTTTTCAAGGCATTCTGGGATCAACGAAATCCCAGCCCTGGGGCACCGAACAACCCGTTATTCGATGAATTCTATCGCCGCGTCGAATTTGCGAATCGGACCTTTAGCCATACGCGTCGAGAAGGATGGCGGACCGATCGCGGTCGCGTTTATATCGTCTTTGGCCCTCCTGATCGCGTCGAACGAACAACACCCTCACAATACTACCAGGGCGAATATGAAGTGTGGTATTATGATGATTTAAGAGAAAAATTTGTGTTCTATGATGAATATGGGTTTGGGGATTATCGACTTGTATCAGGAAATATTCGGCCATCATATTAG
- a CDS encoding prenyltransferase has translation MASPYPNIFQMARAPFLSSILSPLIAGTLLAVVINQKMNVLGFLIVLIIGIGLHVATNVYNDIYDTKQGTDRVNVHRNPFSGGSGILVRYPEMISRMYWLARAGLLIALVATIALTLVIDRTHWPYLWALYLFAAFLSKYYTAAPIKLAYRGLGELAVWFAFGPMAILIAAVSQNLNFHPIIVLAMPITGISTLSILLLGQMIDRDADRAAGKWGSAVRLGNRTTSMIYLVVQMLLMMNVGLLAYKLKTNGWILLITWLPYLLILPRIAGILKRHSDEPNELKAAAQLNVQLHLVFSMLLSLSIAITWLIG, from the coding sequence GTGGCATCTCCATATCCAAATATCTTTCAAATGGCGCGCGCACCGTTCCTGTCGTCGATCCTCTCCCCTTTGATTGCAGGAACGCTACTTGCCGTCGTTATCAATCAGAAGATGAATGTTTTGGGCTTTTTAATCGTCTTAATCATTGGCATCGGTTTACACGTTGCTACCAACGTATACAACGATATCTATGATACCAAACAGGGAACAGACCGAGTAAATGTCCATCGGAATCCGTTCAGCGGCGGGTCTGGCATTTTGGTCCGATATCCCGAAATGATTTCCCGAATGTATTGGTTGGCTCGGGCGGGTTTGCTTATCGCGCTCGTGGCAACCATTGCGTTGACGCTGGTGATCGATCGGACCCATTGGCCCTATCTATGGGCATTATATTTATTCGCTGCGTTTCTCAGCAAATACTACACGGCAGCGCCAATCAAATTAGCATATCGGGGATTGGGTGAGCTCGCAGTATGGTTTGCATTTGGGCCGATGGCTATTTTGATTGCAGCAGTGAGCCAAAATTTGAACTTTCACCCAATAATTGTTTTAGCGATGCCAATTACTGGCATTAGCACGTTGTCGATTCTTTTGTTGGGCCAAATGATCGATCGGGATGCTGATCGGGCGGCTGGTAAATGGGGCAGTGCCGTCCGATTGGGCAATCGAACTACCAGCATGATTTACTTGGTGGTTCAGATGCTGCTCATGATGAATGTCGGCCTGTTGGCGTATAAATTAAAAACCAATGGTTGGATCTTATTAATCACATGGCTGCCATATTTGCTCATTTTGCCCAGGATCGCTGGCATCCTAAAACGTCATTCTGATGAACCGAATGAGCTGAAAGCCGCAGCTCAACTAAATGTACAGCTTCATTTGGTCTTTTCTATGTTGTTGAGCTTATCGATCGCCATTACTTGGCTTATTGGATAA
- a CDS encoding tocopherol cyclase family protein has translation MAHFFQIWRPAGFHGRMDSRHHFFEGWFFKFVDHSRQHSYAFIPGISLGEDPHSFIQILDGQTHQSDYIRFQTGQFHAAADKLDIQIANNHFTSQYCQLDIRSNQLVVTGQLEFGPLSPWPVKLWSPGAMGWYAFVPFMECFHGVLSFDHQLRGTLIINGVPVSFDQGRGYIEKDWGRSFPSAYVWLQSNHFDQQNVSLMASIANIPWFSRSFRGFIIGLWFNNRLYRFATYTGAKLTALNLSRRQLYFQVSDRNFSLSVSAKRTSGGILHAPYSNHMVQRVYETLNSSVKIALFQRTRQGKRLLYRGSGQPAALDINGKLEQIIDR, from the coding sequence ATGGCTCATTTTTTTCAGATATGGCGACCTGCTGGATTTCACGGCAGAATGGATAGTCGTCATCATTTCTTTGAGGGGTGGTTCTTCAAATTTGTGGACCATTCCCGACAGCATAGCTACGCCTTCATCCCTGGCATCTCGTTGGGAGAAGATCCCCACAGCTTCATTCAAATCCTCGATGGTCAAACCCATCAATCCGACTACATTCGATTTCAAACGGGCCAATTCCATGCTGCCGCCGATAAGCTGGATATCCAAATAGCAAACAACCATTTTACTTCTCAATACTGCCAGCTTGATATTAGATCTAATCAACTGGTTGTAACAGGCCAATTAGAGTTTGGTCCGCTGTCCCCATGGCCTGTAAAGCTCTGGTCGCCAGGAGCCATGGGATGGTATGCTTTTGTCCCATTCATGGAATGCTTCCACGGAGTGCTCAGCTTCGATCATCAGCTCCGCGGGACGCTGATAATCAACGGCGTCCCCGTTTCGTTCGATCAGGGCCGGGGCTATATTGAGAAAGATTGGGGTCGATCGTTCCCCAGCGCCTATGTCTGGCTGCAATCCAATCATTTTGATCAACAAAACGTCAGCCTGATGGCCTCAATCGCGAATATCCCATGGTTTTCTCGTTCGTTCCGAGGATTTATTATCGGCTTGTGGTTTAACAATCGTTTGTATCGCTTCGCCACCTATACTGGGGCGAAATTAACCGCTCTGAATCTGAGCCGCAGGCAATTGTATTTTCAGGTAAGCGATCGAAATTTTTCACTCTCGGTTAGCGCAAAGCGAACCTCGGGCGGAATTTTGCATGCGCCATACTCCAATCACATGGTGCAGCGAGTCTACGAAACTCTCAACTCTTCAGTGAAAATAGCGCTCTTCCAACGAACCAGACAAGGAAAACGCTTGCTGTATCGCGGTAGCGGCCAACCAGCCGCGCTGGATATCAACGGCAAATTAGAACAAATCATCGACCGCTGA
- the miaA gene encoding tRNA (adenosine(37)-N6)-dimethylallyltransferase MiaA, with amino-acid sequence MKEKVLIIVGPTGVGKTSLSLELAERWRNAEIISADSRQVYRYLDIGTAKPTPQQRAKIPHHFIDIINPDEYYSAGRYGREARQRIEVLQSQGKSPIVVGGSGLYIRALVDGFFERQIYDQSIKARLKREMKEKGLAQLYQRLLQVDPIAAEKIHPNDHHRIIRALEVYELTGEPLSTFQAQASQRAEFEPVFIGLTRERNRLYQMIEQRVDEMLQQGLVAEVKHLISMGYHPQLNSLQTVGYREVFLYLDGHFDFDTMVKLIKQRTRNYAKRQLTWFRKDPRILWLDLDQFVDWKSICDAIERLLLQTGA; translated from the coding sequence ATGAAGGAAAAAGTGCTCATTATTGTCGGTCCCACTGGCGTGGGAAAGACCAGCCTTTCGTTAGAACTGGCAGAGCGCTGGCGGAACGCCGAGATCATCTCCGCTGATTCCCGACAAGTTTATCGCTATCTCGACATTGGCACTGCCAAGCCAACGCCCCAGCAACGGGCCAAAATCCCTCATCACTTTATCGACATTATCAATCCTGATGAGTATTACAGTGCAGGACGCTATGGCCGTGAGGCGCGCCAACGCATTGAAGTGCTGCAATCCCAGGGAAAATCACCGATTGTCGTCGGAGGGTCTGGGCTCTACATTCGCGCCTTGGTGGATGGTTTTTTTGAAAGGCAAATTTACGATCAAAGCATCAAGGCGCGACTCAAACGGGAAATGAAAGAAAAGGGCCTTGCTCAACTTTATCAGCGCCTCCTCCAGGTGGACCCTATCGCTGCTGAAAAAATTCACCCCAATGACCATCATCGCATTATCCGTGCCTTGGAAGTTTATGAGCTCACTGGTGAGCCATTATCCACGTTCCAGGCACAGGCCAGCCAGAGGGCTGAGTTTGAACCAGTGTTCATCGGATTAACGCGAGAGCGAAACCGGCTCTATCAAATGATCGAACAGCGGGTCGATGAGATGTTGCAACAAGGCCTTGTTGCGGAAGTCAAGCATTTAATTTCTATGGGCTATCATCCTCAATTGAATAGCCTGCAAACTGTGGGCTATCGGGAGGTATTCTTATATCTGGATGGTCATTTTGATTTTGACACGATGGTGAAGCTGATCAAACAACGGACTCGCAATTACGCCAAACGACAATTGACTTGGTTCCGAAAGGACCCACGCATTCTTTGGCTGGATCTTGATCAATTTGTGGATTGGAAAAGCATCTGTGATGCAATCGAGCGGTTGCTTTTGCAAACAGGGGCTTGA
- the mutL gene encoding DNA mismatch repair endonuclease MutL → MAINKIIILPEDLTNKIAAGEVVDRPAAIVKELVENSIDAGADEITVILKNGGKTLIQVVDNGSGMSREDAILAIQRHTTSKIHSYEDLHNIRTLGFRGEALASIASVSRMELSTVLNQQDSGTRIKLEGGVVEDIGACAGTRGTTVAVKNLFYNTPARRKFLKSDETEYRYVLGVMQRFTLAYFQISFKLYHNDQLVYDLQPAEPSQRLIDVLGNRYKDKLVPVEDQGPMLQIWGFLGNQDSARKSRGDQFLFLNGRYIVNRALNHAVVSAYGSIIPHGSFPLYVIFLEIDPRRVDVNVHPSKMEVKFADERLVYDLLRAAVKRALASEQIIPPLSVQPSQAPRGIPPGIDQLYPRQTAIPLYGPQPTAEPRLDISSSATPEVTKPASISMARKEPKYERTNVWQVHNQYIVCEIKSGLIVIDQHVAHERILYEQALKNFEQRQPASQQLLFPQVINLTPDDFSYLTEILPYLERIGFVIKGFGGTSVVLEAVPSGLKIGRPETILNEIIDEFKANRGNSLDIRDNVAKSFACRMAVKKGDPLSREEMNQLIDRLFATQSPYFCPHGRPVIVTLSLEELDKRFGRI, encoded by the coding sequence ATGGCGATCAATAAAATTATCATTCTCCCCGAAGATTTGACCAATAAAATTGCCGCTGGTGAAGTGGTGGATCGTCCTGCTGCCATCGTTAAAGAATTGGTTGAAAATTCCATCGATGCTGGAGCCGATGAGATCACTGTGATCCTCAAAAACGGTGGCAAGACGCTGATTCAAGTGGTAGACAATGGCAGTGGGATGAGTCGCGAGGATGCCATTTTAGCGATTCAGCGGCATACTACCAGCAAAATCCATAGCTACGAAGATCTTCATAATATTCGGACTCTGGGATTCCGGGGGGAAGCGTTGGCAAGTATCGCTTCTGTATCCCGGATGGAGCTTTCGACAGTACTGAATCAACAGGATTCTGGCACTCGGATCAAGCTTGAAGGAGGAGTGGTTGAGGATATTGGTGCCTGCGCTGGAACTCGTGGCACAACTGTCGCGGTGAAAAACCTATTCTACAATACTCCGGCGCGCCGGAAATTTCTCAAGAGCGATGAAACCGAATATCGCTATGTTTTGGGAGTGATGCAACGATTTACTCTGGCGTATTTCCAAATCAGCTTCAAACTTTATCATAATGATCAATTGGTCTACGATCTCCAGCCAGCAGAGCCGAGCCAGCGGCTGATCGATGTGCTAGGCAACCGGTACAAAGATAAGCTGGTGCCTGTGGAAGATCAGGGCCCGATGCTGCAAATCTGGGGTTTTCTCGGCAACCAGGACAGCGCCCGAAAGTCCCGAGGAGATCAATTTCTATTTCTGAATGGTCGCTATATTGTCAATCGAGCGCTCAATCATGCGGTGGTATCCGCTTATGGTTCTATCATTCCTCATGGCAGTTTTCCGTTGTATGTGATCTTCTTAGAAATTGATCCGCGTCGGGTCGATGTCAATGTCCATCCCTCAAAGATGGAAGTGAAATTTGCTGATGAGCGATTGGTTTATGATCTGCTTCGTGCGGCTGTGAAGCGCGCACTGGCATCAGAGCAGATCATACCACCCTTGTCGGTCCAGCCATCTCAAGCGCCTCGAGGCATTCCCCCAGGCATCGATCAGTTATATCCCAGACAAACAGCTATTCCGCTGTATGGGCCACAGCCAACTGCAGAGCCGCGCCTCGATATTTCGAGCTCAGCAACGCCCGAGGTAACGAAGCCAGCGTCCATTTCCATGGCGCGAAAAGAGCCGAAATATGAACGGACCAATGTCTGGCAAGTTCATAATCAGTACATTGTATGTGAAATTAAAAGTGGGCTGATCGTTATCGATCAACATGTCGCGCACGAACGGATCCTCTATGAGCAGGCGTTGAAGAACTTTGAACAACGGCAACCCGCCTCCCAGCAGTTATTATTTCCTCAGGTCATTAATTTAACTCCTGACGATTTCTCTTATTTGACTGAGATTCTGCCGTATTTAGAACGGATCGGATTTGTGATCAAAGGATTTGGGGGCACTAGCGTGGTGCTTGAAGCTGTTCCATCGGGGTTAAAAATTGGCCGTCCCGAAACGATACTGAACGAGATCATTGATGAATTCAAAGCCAATCGGGGCAATAGTCTGGACATCCGAGATAACGTCGCCAAGTCGTTTGCCTGTCGCATGGCCGTCAAGAAGGGAGATCCGCTCAGCCGCGAAGAGATGAACCAGTTGATTGATCGTTTATTTGCCACACAAAGTCCCTATTTTTGCCCCCATGGTCGACCAGTGATCGTCACGCTTTCATTGGAGGAATTGGACAAACGGTTTGGAAGGATTTAG
- a CDS encoding STAS domain-containing protein, whose product MGFITEQQEGVTIIKIAHERLDSMIAPQLKSEILFLSNDGVDKILIDLSEVQYADSSGLGAFLFGVRQMKRIDGQLKLYAANEKIMNLVRIARLDNVLINYQNREEALRSFSSDHP is encoded by the coding sequence ATGGGTTTCATAACAGAACAACAGGAAGGGGTGACGATCATCAAGATCGCCCATGAGCGATTGGACTCCATGATTGCGCCCCAACTCAAATCCGAAATCCTGTTTCTGTCCAATGACGGGGTCGATAAAATTTTGATCGATCTTTCGGAGGTCCAATATGCTGATAGTTCGGGTTTGGGGGCTTTTTTGTTCGGCGTAAGACAGATGAAACGGATCGATGGCCAACTTAAGCTCTACGCAGCGAATGAAAAAATCATGAATCTGGTCAGGATCGCGCGTTTGGATAATGTGCTCATCAATTATCAGAATCGCGAGGAGGCATTGAGAAGTTTCAGCAGCGATCACCCATAA
- a CDS encoding acyl-CoA dehydratase activase translates to MSDDQNRIWIGLDIGSVSIKLAMIAPIIHRQMISELQQQCSDLFEPELITFQRVGKSYLIAFSRYRRLYGEPIAATIALLRPILEKMPAHFFINLAVTGIAGKLISQRLELPWINEFLGIARAVGFLHPEVRTVIEMGGDSSKYILLDPHPQGAALRDYEVNGDCAAGTGSFLDQQASRLLFPIESVGDIVIQGGKPANIAGRCSVFAKSDMIHAQQKGFQPPEILKGLCLAVVRNFKGTIIKGKPIVPPVAFIGGVAANKGIVQALGQILDLDNSDLIVPRLHHWMGAIGSAIISLDHQTNKTKVHILRSLDRLKISIKQFDRLAPLKKDNLLLLRDLVSMRKVTALDRKVPAYLGIDIGSVTTKLAVIDEQGNLIKGIYTKTMARPIEVVKKGLQEIEHELGDIIEIKAVGTTGSGRELIGQLVNADIIKDEITAHKTGAMYISRNYTEKMVDTIFDIGGQDSKFISIEDGVVVDFTMNEACAAGTGSFLEEQAEKLGINIQQEFAQLAFESEHPIRLGERCTVFMEKEIVPFLQQGAEKKDIVAGLAYSIVTNYLNRVVRGRKIGNVIYFQGGTAYNDAVAAAFATVLNKQIIVPPFNGLLGAIGVALLAREKIQRKGQTTNFRGYNLDQVEYRLRAFSCQGCTNFCDIQEFTVQGQKTYWGDKCAERYRKAVKLPRQPVIEDLIKLRETLLLHNYHQDRPGSRRIGIPRSLYWYDQFPFWRTYFEALGFQVTISDETNRPIVIKGVESRVAEPCFPITVAHGHIQNLIEKGVDFIFLPNIVDAETNWSETNSFFCPWGQTLCFVIRATPAFLSIRDRILSPNIRYRQGMEAVKRQFRKLAKQLGIGPKQSDQAIELAYQAWREFLSQLKQAGQQAISILLQQREKAIILLGRPYNIYDKIVNLNVPNKLRLNYGVNVIPLDFLDIDHIDISDLNPNMYWNYGRKILQAARWSSQFPDFHLIYITNFKCGPDSYIKHYIREAGQKPYLTLQFDEHGNDAGIITRCEAYLDSKGFLK, encoded by the coding sequence GTGTCTGACGATCAAAATCGCATCTGGATCGGCCTGGATATCGGTTCGGTGAGCATTAAGCTGGCGATGATCGCTCCGATAATTCATCGTCAGATGATTTCGGAACTGCAGCAGCAGTGCTCCGACCTGTTCGAGCCAGAGCTCATAACGTTTCAGCGGGTTGGTAAGTCGTATCTCATTGCCTTTTCCCGCTATCGTCGCTTGTATGGGGAGCCGATCGCTGCCACCATTGCGCTGCTCCGCCCTATTCTCGAAAAAATGCCAGCGCATTTTTTTATCAACCTTGCGGTCACTGGCATTGCTGGAAAATTAATTTCCCAACGACTCGAGCTTCCATGGATCAATGAATTTCTCGGTATCGCTCGCGCAGTCGGCTTCCTGCATCCCGAAGTGCGAACTGTTATTGAAATGGGAGGCGATAGCTCTAAGTACATTCTTTTGGATCCTCATCCTCAAGGCGCGGCGCTCCGCGACTATGAAGTGAATGGCGACTGTGCCGCTGGCACTGGGTCATTTCTGGATCAACAAGCTTCTCGATTATTGTTCCCTATTGAATCCGTTGGCGATATTGTCATTCAGGGTGGGAAGCCAGCGAACATCGCCGGTCGCTGCTCGGTATTTGCCAAGTCCGACATGATCCACGCCCAGCAAAAAGGCTTCCAGCCCCCAGAAATCCTCAAAGGCCTCTGTTTGGCCGTCGTGAGAAATTTTAAAGGGACGATCATCAAAGGCAAGCCAATCGTTCCCCCCGTAGCCTTTATCGGCGGCGTTGCGGCCAATAAAGGAATCGTTCAGGCATTGGGACAAATTCTCGACCTCGATAATTCCGATCTAATCGTTCCTCGACTGCATCACTGGATGGGTGCCATTGGCTCCGCTATAATTTCGCTTGATCATCAAACCAACAAAACCAAAGTTCATATCTTGCGATCGCTCGATCGGTTGAAGATTTCGATCAAACAGTTCGATCGATTAGCCCCGCTTAAAAAAGATAATTTATTGCTGTTGCGCGATCTGGTCAGCATGCGAAAAGTTACGGCCCTGGACCGCAAAGTCCCTGCCTATCTGGGCATCGATATCGGTTCTGTTACCACCAAGCTGGCGGTAATCGATGAGCAAGGAAATTTGATCAAAGGCATCTATACCAAAACAATGGCTCGACCGATCGAGGTCGTCAAAAAAGGCCTGCAAGAAATTGAACATGAGTTGGGCGATATCATTGAGATTAAGGCTGTTGGGACTACTGGTTCAGGACGGGAACTGATCGGCCAATTGGTCAATGCCGATATCATCAAAGATGAAATCACTGCGCATAAAACTGGGGCTATGTATATTAGTCGAAATTATACTGAAAAAATGGTGGATACCATTTTCGATATTGGCGGCCAAGACTCAAAGTTCATCTCAATTGAAGACGGCGTGGTGGTGGATTTCACCATGAATGAGGCCTGCGCTGCCGGCACAGGTTCTTTTTTAGAGGAACAAGCCGAAAAATTAGGGATTAATATCCAGCAAGAGTTCGCCCAATTGGCCTTCGAATCGGAACATCCAATCCGATTGGGCGAACGCTGCACGGTATTCATGGAAAAGGAGATCGTCCCTTTTTTACAACAAGGAGCCGAAAAGAAGGACATCGTGGCTGGCCTGGCCTATTCCATCGTCACCAATTATCTGAATCGGGTGGTTCGCGGCAGAAAGATCGGGAATGTAATCTATTTTCAGGGCGGCACAGCCTATAATGATGCAGTAGCGGCCGCTTTTGCAACCGTGCTGAATAAACAGATCATCGTGCCGCCGTTCAACGGGCTGCTGGGCGCCATCGGCGTAGCGTTACTGGCTCGGGAGAAAATTCAGCGCAAAGGACAAACCACGAATTTCCGCGGCTATAATCTGGATCAGGTGGAGTACCGGCTCCGCGCGTTTAGTTGCCAAGGATGCACCAACTTCTGCGATATCCAAGAGTTCACTGTCCAGGGTCAAAAGACCTATTGGGGCGATAAATGTGCAGAGCGCTATCGCAAAGCAGTGAAGTTGCCCCGCCAGCCAGTGATCGAAGATCTGATCAAACTTCGCGAGACGCTGCTGCTTCATAATTACCACCAGGATCGGCCAGGATCGCGACGGATTGGGATCCCTCGCAGCCTTTATTGGTACGATCAATTCCCGTTTTGGCGCACTTATTTTGAAGCCCTTGGTTTTCAAGTCACCATATCCGATGAAACCAATCGCCCGATCGTTATCAAAGGCGTGGAATCCAGGGTAGCCGAACCTTGCTTTCCCATTACTGTGGCGCACGGCCATATCCAGAACCTGATCGAAAAAGGCGTCGATTTTATCTTTCTGCCCAATATCGTCGATGCGGAAACCAATTGGTCTGAAACCAATTCATTTTTCTGTCCATGGGGACAAACCCTATGCTTTGTCATTCGAGCGACCCCGGCATTTCTATCGATCCGCGATCGCATCCTTTCGCCCAATATTCGCTACCGTCAGGGCATGGAGGCGGTCAAACGCCAATTCCGCAAGCTGGCCAAACAGCTCGGCATTGGCCCAAAACAAAGCGACCAGGCGATCGAATTGGCTTATCAGGCCTGGCGGGAATTTCTCTCTCAGCTCAAACAGGCTGGCCAGCAGGCGATCTCCATCCTCCTGCAACAGCGCGAAAAGGCTATTATCCTGCTCGGTCGCCCCTATAACATCTATGATAAAATTGTCAATCTCAATGTCCCCAATAAGCTCCGGTTGAATTACGGCGTAAATGTGATCCCTCTGGACTTTTTGGATATCGACCATATCGATATTTCCGATCTCAACCCCAACATGTACTGGAACTATGGCCGGAAGATCCTGCAAGCTGCCCGTTGGAGCAGCCAATTCCCTGACTTCCATCTCATCTATATCACTAATTTCAAATGCGGCCCAGACTCTTATATTAAGCATTACATCCGCGAAGCCGGCCAAAAACCTTATCTCACCCTTCAATTTGACGAGCATGGCAACGACGCCGGCATCATTACCCGATGCGAGGCGTACTTGGATAGCAAGGGATTCTTGAAGTGA